Within the Acidimicrobiales bacterium genome, the region CGTGACCCACCGGTTCCGCGTCCTGGCCCTGTTGTTGACCGCCACCGTGGCCCAGGTGACCGTGTTTGACGAGGTTCGGGTGGCCGGAGCGTCGGTCGAGTACCTGCTGCTGGTCTCGGTGCTGACCGGGTACCACGGGGGTCCGGAGCGTGGGGCCGTGGTGGCTTTCTTCGCCGGGCTCCTACATGACGCCGTGACCATCACTCCCATGGGCCTTCACGCCCTCGTCTACCCCTCATTGGCCGTCGCCACCAGCCACCTGGAGGTTCGCCTGGCCCGCTTTACCCGGCCGTTCCTCGGGAGCGGCCTGGCTGTCGCCATCGCCGGTGGCGTTCTGGCTGCTGCCGCGGTGGGGAGCCTGTTCGGACTCCGGGAGCTGGGTGACCCTGGGCTGCTCCGTACCACGGTGGTGGTTGTCGTCATGACGGTAGCCGTAGCGCCACCGACCAGCCGGGCCGTGCGATGGGCGGTGACCGGGGGCCTGCCCGTGGACGTGGACCTTCGCGGGCAGGGAGCGGAGGGCGGGGGGTGAACGAGACCGGCCGCTACCGCATGCGGGTCCTGGCCATCATCGGCCTCTCCATGTTCGCCGCCCTGGGGGCTCGCCTCTGGTACCTGCAGGTCATGGTGAGCGAGCAGGCTATGGCTACCGCCCGGAGCAATATCACGCGGGTGATCGCCGTACCGGCTCCCCGTGGTCGGATCCTGGACGTCCACGGTCGAACACTGGTCGGGAACCGTCTGACCACCGTGCTGACTATGAACCGCAACGAGCTGGACGAGTCAGGATTCGACAAAGACGAGCGGCTAGAGGTGTTCACCGAGATCGCCGTCGAGATCAACCGGTCCGGCCACCTGATGAAGGTCACCGACGTAGTACGGGCGTTGGCGGACCCTTCATACGGCAACTATGACGACATCCCGATCGCTCATGATGTGGGCGAGGACCTCCTGGTGTTCTTTGGCGAGCGCCCGAACCAGTTCCCTGGTGTACGGGTAGCCCAAAGCACGGTGCGTTCCTACCTCTACGGTGATCTGGCCTCCCACGTCTTGGGGTGGGTGGGGCCGGTCAACGACGCCGAGCTCCGGATACGGCGCCCACCGGACGGCAAGGAGTACCGGCTTCGGGACCAGATCGGCAAGGCTGGCGTTGAGCTCATGTTCGAAGATGACCTGCGGGGCCAGGCCGGTCACAAGGTGGTTGAGGTGGACCGCTTGGGGGAGGTCGTGCGGGAACGGCATGACCTGTTCGTTCCTCCGATTCCGGGCGATGACCTGGTGCTGTCTATTGACGTCAACGTCCAGTACCTAGTTGAGCGTGAGTTGGAGCGGTCGATCCATCTGGCCCGCACCCGGGAGCCGGACGCCGATCCGGACCGACCTGGCCAGCTCCTGCCCGCGTACGACGCCCCTGGCGGCTCGGTCGTCGTACTGGACCCTCGGGTGGGTGACGTAGTGGCTATGGCCTCCTTCCCGTCGTACGACCCCAATGAGTCGATCGGCGGCTTTAGCTTCGACCGGTGGGCCGAGCTCAACGACCCGGCCAACGATCTCCCCATGTTCAACCGGGCCATCCAGGGTGAGTACGCCCCCGGTTCCACGTTCAAGCTGTTCACCGCTCACGCGGCGTGGCACGAGGGGGTGTTCGGGGTGGGGGCCGTGCCCCGGGCCGATGAGCTGTGGGACGACCCGGGTGCTTACGTGCTCCGGAGCTGCGGAGACGTGGATCCCACCGATCCGCCGCCCGGTTGTCGATACCGAAACGCCGGCGAGAAGCAGTACGAGGCCGTAGACCTGGTCCGGAGCCTTACCGTGTCCAGCGACGTCTACTACTACCAGATCGGGGAGTCGATCTACATCAACCCGGGCCACCCCGACACTGCCGTCCAGGATGCTGCGGCCTCCTATGGGATGGGCCTGGATACCGGAGTCACCCTGCCGTTCGAACAGGACGGCTATCTACCGACACCCCGCAACCGGCGACAGCGGCACGAGGCAAACCCGGTGGCCTTTCCGGAGTGGGGATGGTCGACCGGTGACAACGTGATCACGGCCATTGGCCAGGGAGAGGTCCTGGTTACGCCGCTGCAGCTTGGTAATGCCTTCGCCACGTTCGCCAACGACGGTGTGCGCTACGCCCCCAACGTGGTGGCTCGGATCATGGACCGTGATGGCACGGTGGTTCGGGAGTTCGGACCCCGTGAGTTATCCACGGTCGACATTGACGACGGTTTCCGCCGCCGGGTCCTCGATGGCCTGGCTGGTGTGACGGCCCACGAGGAGGGCACCGCCTATTGGGCTTTTAATTCAAGGGCCACCGGCGGCAACTATTTCCCGCTGAATCGGTACCCGGTCGCCGGCAAGACCGGAACCGCCGAGGTCCGGGGTAAGGCTGACACGTCGATTTTCGCCGCCTTCGGGCCCGCGGACGAACCCACCTACGCCATTGTGGCCGTGCTTGAGGAGGCGGGCTTCGGGAGCAGCGTCGCCGCACCGCTGGTGGCTCGTATTCTGGCCCCAGTCTTTGAGGGAACGGTTCCCGAGGCGCCCCTAGCCGCCGTCCGCTATGCCCGCTCGGCGGCTCTCCCCCTGTGCGTGGCCTGGCACGAGTGGCGGACAGGAAACACCCTGGACCGGCTTGAGGCGGCTGATCCCTCTTCCGGGGACGTCGGCGGACCGGTGCTAGACGCTTCTGGCCAGGTTCGGGTCCGAGGTATCCGGGTGGATTGTGAGGACCTCC harbors:
- the mreD gene encoding rod shape-determining protein MreD; its protein translation is MTHRFRVLALLLTATVAQVTVFDEVRVAGASVEYLLLVSVLTGYHGGPERGAVVAFFAGLLHDAVTITPMGLHALVYPSLAVATSHLEVRLARFTRPFLGSGLAVAIAGGVLAAAAVGSLFGLRELGDPGLLRTTVVVVVMTVAVAPPTSRAVRWAVTGGLPVDVDLRGQGAEGGG
- the mrdA gene encoding penicillin-binding protein 2, with protein sequence MNETGRYRMRVLAIIGLSMFAALGARLWYLQVMVSEQAMATARSNITRVIAVPAPRGRILDVHGRTLVGNRLTTVLTMNRNELDESGFDKDERLEVFTEIAVEINRSGHLMKVTDVVRALADPSYGNYDDIPIAHDVGEDLLVFFGERPNQFPGVRVAQSTVRSYLYGDLASHVLGWVGPVNDAELRIRRPPDGKEYRLRDQIGKAGVELMFEDDLRGQAGHKVVEVDRLGEVVRERHDLFVPPIPGDDLVLSIDVNVQYLVERELERSIHLARTREPDADPDRPGQLLPAYDAPGGSVVVLDPRVGDVVAMASFPSYDPNESIGGFSFDRWAELNDPANDLPMFNRAIQGEYAPGSTFKLFTAHAAWHEGVFGVGAVPRADELWDDPGAYVLRSCGDVDPTDPPPGCRYRNAGEKQYEAVDLVRSLTVSSDVYYYQIGESIYINPGHPDTAVQDAAASYGMGLDTGVTLPFEQDGYLPTPRNRRQRHEANPVAFPEWGWSTGDNVITAIGQGEVLVTPLQLGNAFATFANDGVRYAPNVVARIMDRDGTVVREFGPRELSTVDIDDGFRRRVLDGLAGVTAHEEGTAYWAFNSRATGGNYFPLNRYPVAGKTGTAEVRGKADTSIFAAFGPADEPTYAIVAVLEEAGFGSSVAAPLVARILAPVFEGTVPEAPLAAVRYARSAALPLCVAWHEWRTGNTLDRLEAADPSSGDVGGPVLDASGQVRVRGIRVDCEDLLDEILAVFLDKEFD